TCTCGGCTTCCTCTGAGCCTCACCGGGAAAGCTGGAAAGGAGGTTCCAGCTCCCTCCACATCCACCCGGGTGACTTAGGCGGTCGCTCTTACCCGGCCGCGGAGGACTGCGATCGGTCTCTGGAGGCGAGGATGCGCCGGTGTGGACCCGCGTCTGGAGAACGAGCTGCACTGCCGGGCTGCCACGGGTCGCACTTGGGTGATTGACTATTAGCCGTGGCTAAGAATTTCAGATCAACCGCCCCCTAGTTTATCCCCGCCCGTGGGAGACAGCGGCGTCCCGCACAGAATGCGCAGCCGCGGCGCCGCGCTCGGCTCCCTAGCCAGCCGGGGGCCACGCCTGGCCCCTGAGATAGTGGTGTGGCGGTGGCGGGGACCCAGTGCGGTGGTGCGGACGGAGGACTAGGCGCTTCTCGCCCCGACACACTTGCTCCGGCTGCGCGAAGTTCGGGTTACAAGTTGCGCCCCGCGCCTGGAGgagtgtggggagggggaggaagcgGGTGGGCTGGGGATCAGCCTCCAGACAAGGGGTGTCCCCAGCTCTTGGAGAGCGGGTTCTGATCGGTTTCAAACGCCAGGAGTCTCCCCCGTTTTTCTCTCACCGGCTCGTCCCGGCTCCCTTTTGGCAGAGCCGCAGTGCGACCGTGAGGCTTTTCCCCCGCGCCTGCGACCCGGACGGGGGACGTGGGAAGATGTCGCGGCGGAGGCTCGGGGTGGGGTGGGAGCGCGCGGCCGCCGCAGACCGGGTGTCTGCGAGCCGCAAGACACCCCACTTTCGTTGCAATTACAAGGACATCTCCCTTAGTTAGCCGTCTCCCACCCCACTTCTGGGCGCAGCGTGCTAAGCCCCCGCAGAGGGGCTGGCGCCTCGGGGGGCGTGGCGTCGGGGGCGTGGGCTCTCCAGCTGGGGCCCCtcggggggtgggggcggggccgAGACCCCCGCCCGACGTTGGTGGGTGTCGGGAATGGGCGAGCCTGTCTGGCGGCCGACCCAGTTGCGGCCGCCGGACGGAAGAGCGGTCGGCCCTGCGGAAGGCCGAGGGTCGTGCACCGCCGGCGCTGGGCGCCCGCCCCGCAGTCTCCGCCCTGCAGGCGGCGGCCTCTCTCCCGGCCGCAGAGCCGGCGCGGCGCGTGTGGGCGTTGATCTCTGCGCGCACCGGCACCCCACCCTCGTGCCGCGACGAGCTCCTGCCCGCCGCTGATAAGGACCCGGCTGGGGCTCCGCGCTGCCCGCGGGGCCGCCCTCTCGGGTTCAGTTTGCTGCCCCCAGCGCGGCTTCCGGGGGTTTCGCGGTCCAGCTGGTGGCTTGTTGGTGAGTGGCTCGGGCGGGGACAGGGTTCTGGGTTGGGGATGGAAGGAGGCTGCGGACCGCTGGCTAATGCGGAGACCTAGTAAACTACTATGTATCCAAACTTGAAAGAAGTGGTGACCCAGGACCCCCTAGGCCGAATTTCCTCCGGGCTTAATGGTCGGTTTTCAAACTTCTTGTGTGGACAGAAAGGATCTCCGGGGTTCGGCCGTCTGTGACCCCCTTCTACTGACCCACAGTTGTCTTCCTGGAAGGAGCAGCCAGcgcttccttccctctctctagAGCATCCTTTGGCAcgcatgtacttttttttttttttcttggttttgggACAGTGAGAGCAACTGAAAATGTACATTCAAATACAGGCATTCTTCCTCCGCTCTCTGGTGTTGGTCTCGGACGTCTGTGAATGTTTACATTGTGCTGCAGATTGAAGGCGCTGACTGGGAACGCGTTGTCCTGGGTTCTTTCACTGCTGCCTGGAATACAGGCAGATGGAACACAGACGACGGAACTCACAGAAGAGTTGGACAGTCCGGCTCTGGCCCGATTGTGTCGTTGTACCGACTGACATTCTGTGTTTAATAATCAAGAAAAGTTTTGAAAGATAAGTGGTGGTGGAGGAGCCTTTTCCTGAATTAGTGGAGTGAGAGTAAGAATTCTAGTTTAGAATTGTCCATACTTTCCccatccttttcttctctcccaaatgcAATAAAATAGGGCTGTGTGTTTCTCTACTTCTGCTCTCCGAACTCGGCTTGCTGTGCCCTGGTTTGTCATCAGAAGCATGTGGGCCAGCCCTTCCTGCCCCCACCTCATCTATGGCACATGCCAGGAGTCAAGGGGAAAGGTTTCTAGCAGGTTTTCCTTGATGTTCCTTTTGATTATTGTTGACCAAAGGAGTGAGTGACCAGCTGAGCACCAAGACCCCACTGGTCCTCGTTCAAAAAAGTCCTGAGCTCCAAACTGACGTCCAGGAACATGCTGTCCCCTTAAATACACTGTGAGATGAAGCCtacacactctttttttcttgattcccTTCAAGAGACTAGAACTTCTAGTTTTggttattgttttgttgttgagacggagtctggctctggagtgctgtggcgccatctcggctccgCCTccgcaacctccgactccctgattcaagcgattctcctgcctcagcctcccaagtagctgggactacaggcgcgcgccaccacgcccagctactgtgtgtgtgtgtgtgtgtgtgtgttttagtagagacgggtttcaccatgttggacaggatggtcttgatctcctcatctcctgattcgcccacctcggcctcccaaagtgctgggattaaggcgtgaaccaccacgcctggccgagacTAGAACTTCTAGGGATGTTTCTGACACCAAGGAAAAAGTACAGCGGGCTGTTTAGGCAAGAGAGCTTAGGAGGGGGTCGGGGACGACTTTGAAGACCCTTAATGAACGTTCTAATATTTTTTGCCTGCCAATTAACTAAAAGTTAAGTACATGATCACAGCACTGCTTTATTGAAATTTCATATACTTAAAAGATGCTCAACTGAGCTACAGCCTCTTTGGGAGAGTCCATCACTCAAACACAACTCTGATGGGTCGTGAGTAGAACTTAGGGGACTTGAAGAGACATTCCCATCTTCAGAACCCAGCCATGACAGCTCTGCATTTTACTCAGAGCTGGGCACTTGTCAGCCTTAGCAGCTATCCTCATCCTGTTGCTGAGGTCTCCAACCTGTAGCTGAGATCTTACATACAggcctgtctctctcttccccgGGGGCAGATTGATGGGACTACTTAGCATTTTCCAGACAGAGTGGGGGCTAATCCCATTGTCCCTACTGGCAGTTGTCAGCTGTGAGAAACAGGCAGTTAGTGTGGTCTGTTAGGGCTGTGGCATCTCCTGCGTTCTCCTAGTGTACCTGGAGAGTGTGTGTTTGCATCTCTACTGTGGGTAGTACTGCAGCAAATCCAGCGTTCTTTTGtatattctctattttaatttccatgtggCTGTGGAAAGGATTAGAATTCTGTCTGTACTCTGCTTTTCCTGCCACCTCTTTCACATTGGACATCCTGGCCCAGAGGGAAACCCTATTGGAGTAAGAGTAGTAAAAGCATTAGCTTCTTGGCTAATCATTGCTGGCGAACCTATTCATTAGAAGCTGTTGTGGGGCTAGGATCCTTGTGTGTTACCCTGGGAAAAAATTAATCAGACAGCATACCAGGGACAGTGtggtacattttcttttgtttcctttaacttaaaaataacattcttttACATGGGGCATTGGTTAGAATCATCCCAATACAGAGCTAACAAGTGTCACTTTTTACTTTGACAATTGTTTATCTGACACTTCCTCTGTGCAAAGCACAGTACTAAAACATGCACCTTTCTGGCTTTGTTGTTAGGAAACAGTGAGGTTGCTTAACCTTGGAGTATATAGTCTTCCTTAGTCTTTGTCAATACTCTGTATTTGCATTGTGAGGTTTAGTGGCACATCTGTACATATGCAGCACTGAATGAGTTATTGCTTTCTAGATTGGAGACTTTTTGAGCTTATCACCATTCTTAAGAGGGATAATCTATAAATAAGTCAGCATATCTGGAATTGGAGGTAAATTGGAGGATTAACCACTCTTCTATACATGAGATGTTTTATGTACCAAAGTATTGTTAAATATGTAAGGATAAACTGCCAAAATTACCTGCacagtcttgaaaaagaagagtTCAAATATAACTATAAACTGTAATTGACAATGAGTCATTTGCTTTAAGGGTGCCAACTATGAAAACAGCCTAGTTATGCCCCTAATGATAATTATGAAAACTCCTTCTAGAAGCCAGTTGCATCTCAAGTGAGCTGTATGTCAGcttgaaaaaaattttctattttatgtatttaaaaattattcagtgatGATGGCTGtgcaacactgtgaatgtacttaatgccactacattgcacacttaaaaatggttaaaataattttttaaagtatccaATTAATAGCTGGAAATGCCGTTTTCCTTCCATATAGAGGCAGTTTTCAGAACTCCAATATTCAaatgtttcattaaaatatttgcttttgaaatatgGAGACAATTTAATAGATGATCACCAAGAATTGAGAAAGGACAGATCTCACAAACTTCGATAGCAAAGAATGGAAATATTACAAGTTTGTTCCTAGCAGTCAGGGGTAACTTGGCATTTTATCTATAAACCCAATACCTATGTTAAAACAAATGTAATACctgtgaaaataaagagaaattatatGCACATATGATAACAGCTTGTTAGTGTTATAAATAATAGCTGTGTACCAGGCATCTTGGTAAGGACCATACATGTGTTAGCTCTTTACTTTTATACAAACCAATGGTACAATTATTTCCTTATATTGTAGATGAGATGCTGAAATGTAGGTGACGTTACTGACCTCAGCTCACGTTGCACATCTTGAAAGCAgcagaactttctgagaaaaagcaGTCTATTCCTAGAATCTCCACTGTTATTCCAAAGGCAGCCCTGTCTTTCAGATATGGTTCTATgtaaatcattttataatatttgaatCTGTGAGATCAGATTGTTTACTTCTGTGTAGTCCAAAATTATTTGATTAACTTATGGTTTGTAAGTATGGGCTTTGACAGTGGTGCTGTAAAAAGATAATTACATCCCGAAGTGCAGTGTAAAAAGCCATCGTGTATGGCCCTTTGTGATCTGGAGGAAATAGTTCCCTTTCCACACTCCCATCTAGTTGGGGTGCTCACTCAGTAGCCTACATGGGGCCTTTCTGCACTCCCACTTACCTGTTCTCATATCTGAAGAAATTTAGTTGTTTTGACCTCTGACATCAGATCGGTAACAGCCCAGcatcaaaaacaaacatttgaaattCCATAAAAATGCAGCCCACTAAAGTAAGTTGGTGACTATGTATAAGGGACATGGAGTAGATGTGACATGGGCAGCGTGTCCTTGGGCGTATCTCTTCTTTGCTAAAAGTGTCAGAAGCAGAAGAGGTAGGTGATGGTTTCCAAAGAGTGGTTTAACTAGAATCCAAGATGACAGAGGTCCTTTAATGTGttctaattttacaaatgagaaaatggaagtcTAGTGAGGCGAAGTGACTTGTCTAAAACTGTAAGCAGTAAAGCTTGATTTAGGGCTGGAATCTCATTTTTCATATCTGCTGTTCTTTTCTCTATTTGGGGAAAGCCACATCACCAGGTAGAGCAGAAGTATGGTGGCCCTGATTCCAGGGAAGTGAGCTAGGCCATTATTATACATCTCCAAATGCCCTGCCTTATCCGTCCAAGGTGCAAGATGCCTTTTTTGACCCATGATTGGTAGGAGACATGTCCAGACTGGAAAAAGGTAGGGTCACTAATACCTAATGCTTCAGCAATTTGGGCAGTTTCCCTAGGGGTTGGGCAACCATTGTCCAAAGAGAACAAACTAGTTAGTAAACAAGTGGTTTATTCATAAAGTGAGCAATACTTGCTGAGCCTATAGCAGGCTCTCAATATATATGTGCTTTGTTGATTAATGTAAGGTTTCCAATTGGATTTATTGCAATTTTTTGGGCAGAATTTCCAGGTAGTAAAATTTGATTCACATTTAGAAAAGCATCGGTTCCTTGTAATGCAACTTGGGATGTGTTGCCCTTCATTGATTTTCATATCCAACTTATATGAGAGGATTGATCTAGCCTCTGAAGGGAGATGCTGATGTGAAACTGTTTGTAACTAATTTTATATTCGTTTTATCTTGGTAGGTTTGGAAGAGGACAGTTGCCCTTTATTCTGGCGGCAGATAGCAGGTGAAAAAGTGCTACACAAGTTTGATGTTTGTGTCGTCTTCTCCAAGGCCAAGAAATTATCTCCATAGGAGGCGACAGTACTATGCATGTTATGAATTGTGTCTCCTTGGCcagtgataaagaaaatgggaataTTGCCACAGCACCTGGATTCATGATTGGGCAGACACCGCCTCCagcacctcctccacctcctcctccaccccctccATCTCCACCATGTTCATGTTCAAGGGAAGAgtgtccttcctcccctcctccacccccaccacctccacttcctggggAACCTCCCATCCCACCTGCCCCACCAGGCCCACCCCCAACTACTCATATGAACGGCTACAGCCACCTTGGTAAGAAGAAGCGAATGAGAAGCTTTTTTTGGAAAACTATTCCGGAGGAGCAAGTTCGGGGCAAAACCAACATCTGGACCTTGGCAGCCAGACAGGAGCATCACTACCAAATTGATACAAAGACCATTGAGGAGCTCTTTGGACAGCAGGAAGACACCACCAAGTCTTCCCTTCCTAGGAGAGGAAGAACTTCAAATTCATCGTTCAGAGAAGCTCGAGAAGAGGTAAGAATGCAAGGTGGAGGGCTAATCCTCCACATACtgcattgttttgtgttttgggaTGTGTGTACATTTGAAACAATTGCTAGACATccctaagaaatgagataatgGAAGCAAATGTGCCTTGGAAATGATAGGCAGGGTCTTTACGATGAGCTTGAACTGAGTATTGAGAAAGTGTAAGAAGTGTGCGTGCTGTATCCTCCCAGACGCCCTGGTGGATTATGACCTCATGCAGAAAACATGCTGTTTGGGATCACTGCCCCTATCTCTAGCACATCTGCTGAAGGTTCCCCTGTTGGAGAATTCTGCTGAAGTCCAGGATCGTTAGTCTCTGTTG
This portion of the Rhinopithecus roxellana isolate Shanxi Qingling chromosome 2, ASM756505v1, whole genome shotgun sequence genome encodes:
- the LOC115892642 gene encoding TMF-regulated nuclear protein 1-like translates to MRTECQSVQRHNRARAGLSNSSVSSVVCVPSACIPGSSERTQDNAFPVSAFNLQHNPPSIPNPEPCPRPSHSPTSHQLDRETPGSRAGGSKLNPRGRPRGQRGAPAGSLSAAGRSSSRHEGGVPVRAEINAHTRRAGSAAGREAAACRAETAGRAPSAGGARPSAFRRADRSSVRRPQLGRPPDRLAHSRHPPTSGGGLGPAPTPRGAPAGEPTPPTPRPPRRQPLCGGLARCAQKWGGRRLTKGDVLVIATKVGCLAARRHPVCGGRALPPHPEPPPRHLPTSPVRVAGAGEKPHGRTAALPKGSRDEPVREKRGRLLAFETDQNPLSKSWGHPLSGG